Part of the Grimontia kaedaensis genome is shown below.
CCAGTCTCTGGGTCGAAGGTCATTCGCCAAACTTGATACGTGGTTGAACCAACAACGTGGTGAGTTTGCGAGTCGACATCAAAATAGGCTAATTGATACGGTTTATGGGTTTTGTGCAGGAATGGGAGATCAGGAATCTCCTGTTCAGTAAATTCACCGTCCTCAACACCATCGATGTAGTACTCATCCGGTGTTGGTGTGCTGGCGTAATAAATGCGGTTGTTTGCAGCATTGTAAGCCATCGCGGAAGCACTGAATAGCGCGCGAGAATTAATCTCAGCGAGATTAACGGCTTCCGAGTGGAATTGTTGTCGCGTAATGCTGCGAGCAAGACCTTCGTGAACGTTAACAAGCACACCTATATCGCCGCGGCCTGCGTTCATGGTGTAGAGGTTACCATCACACTCTGCTGATGCAGCTGACATGCTAAAAGTGCTGGCTGCTAGTACGAGTGATGATAGCAGTGTCTTTTTCATTTCCCGGCTCCTATGTCCTATAGATTTTTACACTTAGTTTTTTTATTCCTGGAACAGGCTGACATGTGACAACTGCGGTCAAAACTTCTGGATAGCAAGTTGTAAAAATGTCTAGGAACGCACCCTAACACCGACGAATATCATTTACTTTGATAAATAAATGAATAGCTTTCCCCTTCGCTGCACTGAAACGTGATTCTTATTTTAAGAACGTAATGTTGTGAAATTAAACACTAATTTATTTACAGCTAATGTTTAATCGCGATACATCATTCTCCAAAAAGAGGGGGTTACGCCGAGGGATTCCTTGAAATGATGGCGACGGATAATGGCGTTATTACAGCCGGATTCAAAGGCGACATTTTCGATGTCTAATGAGATAGATTTCAATAGGTACTGACAATTCGCCAGTCTTGCGGAAAGCAGCCAGTGCTCAAATGAACGGCCAGTGATGGTTTGAAATTTACCGTGAAGATTCGCATGCTCATCATGCTTTTGCACCTTATCGCATTGCATGCCATGTCTACACGCAGGACGCTGACCCCAAGTGACACACTGATTTAAATTAACGCGCCAGAAAAGAAAAACGGCTCCATATCAGGAGCCGTTTTCAATTAGATGAGCCAGGTTCTGATTAAGCGCCGATCACGCCGCCGTCTTTGCGGGTAATACGCATCACAGTTGAACGTGGCACAGAATCACCGCCGTCAGGGAAGTGAGAAGGTGCCAGATCTTCACCAGGGTGCTGGATGCCGACAAACATGGTTTTGTAGTCAGGCGAGAACGCTAGACCTGTGATTTCACACGCTATAGGACCCGTCAAGAAGCGACGGATTTCGCCAGTTTTGGTGTCTGCACACAGCATCTGGTTGTTACCCATGCCAGCGAAATTGCCTTCGTTTGAGTACTTACCGTCAGTCTGTATCCACAGACGACCAGCGCCATCAAAACCAATACCGTCTGGGCTGTTGAACATGTTGTCTTTGTTGATGTTTGGCGAACCTGCCATCAGGCCTTCCTGAACTTCAGGGTTACCTGCCATCACAAAAATGTCCCATTTGAAATCAGACGCTGTATGGTCACCGCCTTGTGGTTCCCAGCGAACGATGTGGCCATACGGGTTTTTCTCTCGAGGGTTAGCCACGTTCAGAGGTTGGTTCTCTCGAACACCACGGTATTTGTTGTTAGTTAGGGTGCAGAACACATGTTTATTGTCTGGATGAACCGCAACCCACTCAGGACGGTCCATGGTGGTCGCACCAACTTGTGTTGCTGCTTCACGGGCAAAGATCATGATTTCTGCCTGGCTCTTAAAACCATTTTCTGGTGTCAGGCCATTCTTACCAAAGGTCAGCTCAACCCATTCGCCTTTACCGTCCAGTTCGCCCTCTTTACCATCGA
Proteins encoded:
- a CDS encoding helix-turn-helix domain-containing protein, with product MQKHDEHANLHGKFQTITGRSFEHWLLSARLANCQYLLKSISLDIENVAFESGCNNAIIRRHHFKESLGVTPSFWRMMYRD